From Streptomyces sp. NBC_00690, a single genomic window includes:
- a CDS encoding FUSC family protein, translated as MFVAPDPGLLRLRTSLRAVIGIALAVAAAEVAGLSLTASITGGLAALLALFTVTDATVRRQSVTTALLPVAGFPVLALATTLHQLPFARDALCLVVVLCGVYARRWGPRGHALGIFAFMSFFTTQFLHAVPAQLPELYAAVGIALASAALVRFLLWPIERRTPPPAAPAQLPGRGLARATTRQAVQATAASAFALSIGQLLSEDRWYWAVGTVWWIFVNTTSRGETLVRGFRRVLGTVVGIGAGLLIAIPLQGAIAPTAALVAVCVFAIFYTAPVSYSWMVLAVTLMAGLLYGLLGVLDSGLLVLRLEETLVGAVFAAVTVVLILPISTHTTNNIWIERALERVRTCTAESLARLSGVASADPTPHAAELEQLLGRVRMSLAPLVHPLSPYRGRRARARRVLALLDECAEEVRGLVAVAADPAASHDARLAAACWRVEAAVKSLITPGDVQGGDPRHVPVADSLPGTGGTALTHAHGLERLLVELVEPLHTSPHSRLVTS; from the coding sequence ATGTTCGTGGCTCCCGATCCGGGGCTCCTGAGGCTGAGGACCTCGCTGCGCGCTGTCATCGGCATCGCCCTGGCCGTCGCCGCGGCGGAGGTCGCCGGTCTTTCCCTGACCGCCTCCATCACGGGCGGCCTGGCGGCTCTGCTGGCCCTGTTCACGGTGACCGATGCGACCGTGCGCCGGCAGTCGGTGACCACCGCGCTGCTGCCGGTGGCCGGGTTCCCGGTACTCGCCCTGGCCACCACCCTCCATCAGTTGCCGTTCGCCCGTGACGCCCTGTGCCTCGTCGTTGTGCTCTGCGGTGTCTATGCCCGCCGATGGGGGCCGCGCGGCCATGCGCTGGGCATCTTCGCGTTCATGAGTTTCTTCACCACCCAGTTCCTGCACGCCGTTCCCGCTCAGCTGCCCGAGTTGTACGCGGCCGTGGGGATCGCCCTGGCATCCGCAGCCCTGGTGCGCTTTCTGCTCTGGCCCATCGAACGCCGCACTCCGCCCCCTGCCGCACCGGCGCAGCTGCCCGGTCGCGGTCTTGCCCGAGCCACCACCCGGCAGGCCGTGCAGGCCACGGCGGCCAGCGCCTTCGCCCTGTCCATCGGCCAGTTGCTCTCCGAGGACCGCTGGTACTGGGCCGTCGGAACCGTTTGGTGGATCTTCGTCAACACCACTTCACGCGGGGAGACGCTCGTCCGCGGCTTTCGCCGAGTACTGGGGACCGTGGTCGGCATCGGAGCCGGTCTGCTCATCGCCATCCCCCTCCAGGGGGCCATCGCTCCGACGGCCGCGCTGGTCGCCGTCTGCGTCTTCGCGATCTTCTACACGGCGCCCGTCTCCTACAGCTGGATGGTGCTCGCGGTGACGCTGATGGCGGGGCTGCTGTACGGACTTCTCGGGGTGCTGGACTCCGGGTTGCTCGTGCTGCGCCTGGAAGAGACGCTCGTTGGCGCCGTGTTCGCCGCGGTCACCGTGGTCCTGATCCTTCCGATCAGCACGCACACGACGAACAACATCTGGATCGAACGGGCCCTGGAGCGCGTCCGTACGTGCACCGCCGAGTCACTCGCCCGCCTCAGTGGTGTGGCGTCGGCTGACCCCACGCCCCATGCCGCTGAACTGGAGCAGTTGCTAGGGCGGGTGCGGATGTCCCTGGCGCCACTGGTCCATCCGCTCAGCCCCTACCGTGGCCGCAGAGCGCGCGCTCGTCGCGTTCTCGCTCTGCTAGACGAGTGCGCGGAAGAGGTACGGGGACTTGTGGCCGTGGCGGCGGACCCGGCAGCCAGCCACGATGCGCGGCTCGCGGCGGCTTGCTGGCGTGTCGAGGCAGCGGTGAAGTCCTTGATCACCCCGGGTGATGTCCAGGGCGGCGACCCCCGGCACGTACCGGTCGCGGACTCGCTGCCGGGTACCGGTGGAACAGCGCTCACCCATGCCCATGGGTTGGAACGCCTCCTGGTCGAACTGGTGGAGCCGCTGCACACATCGCCGCATTCCCGGCTCGTGACCTCCTGA
- a CDS encoding Lrp/AsnC family transcriptional regulator, whose product MAVDALDTRILRLMIEQPRTSVREYARILGIARGTLQARIDRLERHGVITGTGPALSPAALGHPVLAFVHIEVTQGHLDEVGDALAAVPEIIEAFSITGGGDLLTRVVARDNGHLEDVVQQLIQLPGVVRTRTEMALRERVPHRLLPLVESVGRAVPQQ is encoded by the coding sequence ATGGCCGTGGACGCACTCGACACCCGCATCTTGCGGCTGATGATCGAGCAGCCGCGCACCAGTGTGCGGGAGTACGCCCGAATCCTCGGCATTGCGCGGGGCACCCTCCAAGCCAGGATCGACCGGCTGGAACGCCACGGTGTGATCACGGGGACCGGGCCGGCGCTCTCTCCCGCCGCATTGGGCCACCCGGTACTGGCGTTCGTCCACATCGAGGTCACCCAGGGGCATCTGGACGAGGTGGGCGATGCGCTCGCAGCAGTGCCAGAGATCATCGAAGCGTTCTCCATCACGGGTGGCGGGGACCTCTTGACCAGGGTGGTCGCCCGGGACAACGGCCATCTGGAAGACGTCGTACAGCAACTGATCCAGTTGCCCGGCGTGGTGCGGACCCGCACAGAGATGGCCCTGCGGGAGCGGGTGCCCCATCGGCTGCTGCCCTTGGTGGAATCCGTCGGTCGCGCGGTCCCTCAGCAATGA
- a CDS encoding acyl-CoA carboxylase subunit epsilon produces MDAAIPTTPQLLPCINVIRGHPCPEELAAVTAVLLSRSVALSTHAVGCSRSTAEWRRLERRSGFCPPHSWQRGSDPA; encoded by the coding sequence ATGGACGCAGCCATCCCCACCACACCTCAACTGCTGCCGTGCATCAATGTGATCCGCGGCCACCCCTGTCCGGAGGAACTCGCCGCAGTGACGGCCGTTCTGCTGTCCCGGTCGGTGGCACTGTCGACGCATGCCGTCGGCTGCTCCCGCTCCACCGCCGAATGGCGGCGGCTGGAGCGGAGATCCGGCTTCTGTCCGCCCCACAGCTGGCAGCGCGGCTCGGACCCGGCCTAA
- a CDS encoding DUF3093 domain-containing protein, whose translation MHLYEERLTVPRTWWLLAALTGVALGLVLLPFGPLVAAAALAGGVTTVSLLGHAYGSARIVVTPGALVLGGRRIPLGALGATEILDEREAFAWRTWKANPYAMLLIRGYVRTALRIELRNDYEGAPYVYVSTRQPMNLAVVLAFARG comes from the coding sequence ATGCACCTCTACGAAGAGCGCTTGACCGTGCCGCGTACCTGGTGGTTGCTGGCAGCCCTCACCGGTGTCGCACTCGGGTTGGTGTTGCTGCCTTTCGGTCCCCTCGTGGCCGCAGCCGCCCTCGCCGGAGGCGTCACGACCGTCTCCCTCCTCGGTCACGCCTATGGATCGGCCCGCATCGTGGTCACACCCGGCGCGCTGGTCCTCGGTGGGCGGCGCATCCCACTGGGGGCGCTGGGCGCGACCGAGATCCTCGACGAACGTGAGGCGTTCGCCTGGCGCACCTGGAAGGCCAACCCGTACGCGATGCTGCTGATCCGCGGCTACGTTCGCACCGCCCTGCGCATCGAGTTGAGGAACGACTACGAGGGCGCACCGTACGTGTACGTCTCCACCAGGCAGCCCATGAACCTCGCGGTCGTCCTGGCCTTCGCCCGCGGATGA
- a CDS encoding metallophosphoesterase family protein: protein MPEKRPGRLVAISDLHVRYDENKKIVDELRPERETDWLIIAGDIGEVVSDIEWTLSTLRDRFAKVVWTPGNHELWTAPDDPIQLRGEQRYRHLVEMCRRLDVLTPEDPFPIWEGEGGPAAIAPLFLLYDYTFRPEGTHSKESALRVAEDAGVVCTDEFMLHPDPYPSREAWCRARVELTEARLEALPADLPTVLVNHFPLVREPTRVLWHPEFALWCGTTATADWHVRFRARAVVYGHLHIPRLIHCDGVPHQEVSLGYPREWRRRAEAPGKLVQILPATAEQAGRA, encoded by the coding sequence ATGCCTGAGAAGCGCCCGGGAAGGCTCGTCGCGATCAGCGACCTCCACGTCCGCTACGACGAGAACAAGAAGATCGTCGATGAGCTGAGACCGGAGAGGGAGACGGACTGGCTGATCATTGCGGGAGATATCGGAGAAGTTGTCTCCGATATCGAATGGACGCTGAGTACCCTGCGGGACCGTTTCGCCAAGGTGGTGTGGACCCCCGGCAACCATGAGCTGTGGACTGCCCCGGATGACCCCATACAGCTCCGCGGGGAGCAGCGCTACCGCCATCTGGTGGAAATGTGCAGAAGGCTTGATGTCCTCACCCCGGAGGACCCCTTCCCGATCTGGGAGGGCGAAGGCGGTCCGGCAGCCATCGCCCCCCTGTTCCTGCTGTACGACTACACCTTCCGGCCCGAGGGCACCCACTCCAAGGAGTCGGCCCTGAGAGTGGCCGAAGACGCCGGCGTTGTCTGCACCGATGAGTTCATGCTCCACCCCGACCCGTACCCCAGCAGGGAAGCTTGGTGCCGGGCCCGGGTCGAACTCACCGAGGCCCGACTCGAAGCGCTGCCTGCGGATCTGCCCACCGTTTTGGTCAATCACTTTCCGCTGGTGCGGGAACCCACCAGGGTGCTGTGGCACCCGGAGTTCGCTCTGTGGTGCGGTACGACCGCCACGGCGGACTGGCATGTGCGTTTCCGTGCCCGTGCCGTGGTGTACGGGCACCTCCACATCCCCCGGTTGATCCATTGTGACGGCGTGCCTCACCAGGAGGTCTCCCTCGGCTACCCGCGCGAATGGCGGCGCCGGGCAGAGGCTCCGGGGAAGCTGGTCCAGATCCTCCCCGCCACCGCCGAGCAAGCCGGCCGGGCGTGA
- a CDS encoding HAD family hydrolase — MSDERGTSVIFDLDGTLVDSELNYYEAGRRMLAEHGVMDFSWERHTDFIGISTRETVTTLREEYGIDTPVDALLADKNRHYLALAGTSTTVFPEMGKFVELLHGDGTPMAVASGSSRAAIEAILRGTGLDVYFRTIVSAEEVPQGKPAPDVFEEAARRLGSAPGDCVVVEDALPGVVAARAAGMRCVAVPYVPATAADPAFQSADLLYAGGQAEFSAQATYDWLNSH, encoded by the coding sequence ATGAGCGACGAGCGCGGCACTTCAGTCATCTTCGACCTCGACGGCACCCTGGTGGACAGCGAGCTCAACTACTACGAAGCCGGACGCAGAATGCTGGCTGAGCACGGCGTGATGGACTTCAGCTGGGAGCGTCACACCGATTTCATCGGCATCAGTACCCGGGAAACCGTGACGACTCTCCGCGAGGAGTACGGAATCGACACTCCGGTGGATGCGCTGTTGGCCGACAAGAACCGGCACTACCTCGCCCTGGCGGGCACCTCGACCACCGTATTTCCCGAGATGGGCAAGTTCGTCGAATTGCTGCACGGCGATGGAACGCCGATGGCGGTGGCCTCCGGTTCGTCCCGCGCGGCAATCGAAGCGATCCTGCGGGGAACGGGCCTCGACGTCTACTTCCGCACCATCGTGTCCGCCGAGGAGGTCCCTCAGGGCAAGCCGGCGCCCGATGTGTTCGAGGAGGCCGCTCGACGCTTGGGGAGCGCACCCGGCGACTGCGTGGTCGTGGAGGACGCGTTGCCGGGGGTGGTCGCGGCCCGTGCGGCCGGGATGCGATGTGTGGCCGTCCCGTACGTTCCCGCGACCGCGGCGGACCCGGCGTTCCAATCAGCCGACCTCCTCTACGCGGGCGGACAGGCCGAGTTCTCCGCTCAAGCCACCTACGACTGGCTCAACTCTCACTAG